ACGTGATGCCTGACGTACCGGGGCTGTAACGCTGCAGCGCCGCCGGGGCCTGATGCTCGGCCGCCCTCTGGCTCCTGCCGTGGGTCAGGCtggtcctgctgccaccagggagcaaggggacaccccccccaatcTCATCAATTTGCAAATGAGGTAAATTAAATCCCGCCTcggaaggggctgggagggaacaCGGTGTCACCCACtccaccagctctgcagcagggcatCACATCCCCGTTCCTCCGCTAAAAACCATCTCTCCACCAGCAAATCCCCCAAGGCCCCCAGGGGCTGtgtttgtgtccccccccgccccccagcacctcctggccacctccacccccccccccaaaccacccacaCCATAAAAACCATCTCAGCCCTGAGTTCCCACGGCAaaagacacccccaccccccgtgCTTCTCCAGGCCCCGCTGCCACCCTGGGAAAGGGATTCGGTCCCGGAGCCGTGACACCGTACCCTTCTCCTGCCGTGGGACCGGAGCCACCCTGTCACCTGCTCCTGGCACCCCGCAGCAAGGAACCACCAAGCATCatctcaccaaaaaaaagaaaaaaaaaaaaaaaaaaagtaatttcttttttctgcactAAGAAAGCTGCAGCGtttaagccccccccccccccaaaaaaaagcccaaaagcaGAAGTCCAGGGGGGGTGCTCGGCCAAGCAGGGGAGGGGGTTGGGATTCACAGCCCGGTGCCACCATGGCCCACGGAGAAGGGATGAGACAACCGGCACCAGACTCGATCATAATCCCATCGGAGCCTGCTGGCTGCAGCAGACACCCTATTATTCAATTACCGCTCTGCTAACGAGCCCTTGGtgccagccccccccgcccccccagctgctcccccaggCCAGGCACCAAGGGGAAACTGcctcaccaccagcaccaccagcatggggtgggggggaattaAACACACCTGGATTTATTCCATCAGTCACTCAACTCCCCCCCCAAGCCCACCACCCcacgcccccccagcccccccactaTCTGCAGCCGCACTCGTCCACCACCATGTCCTCGtagtgcctcagcaccacgttgTCACTGTTGTCGTAGtagaggatggagatgggggacAGCCTGACGGGgacgcagcagggctggggggtcccctgggggtcCAGGGAGTGCACCATGGTCTGGAGGATGGCGTGGTTGGTGCTGTTGAGCTCGGCCGTCAGGGGAAAGGGGCACTCGCCCAGGCAGTAATTGGCCATGTAGCCCTGGGGGGCGATGATCCAGTTCTCCCAGCCCACGTCGCTGAAGCTGATGTAAAGCCGCCGGGGCTTGCAGAGGTTGCTGGACGTGACGGGGAGGTGGTGAgcgcttctcctcctcctggaaGCCTTgcactgctgctggctgagggTCACCACCAGCAGAGAGGTGTCCAGGAAGGAGTCGATGCTGGCACAGAGGCTCCGCAGCCCCCGGCTGGCCAGGGCTGATGCACCCTCTCCGCCGCCCACCGAGATCTCCAGGATCAAGCCCAGATTCCTGCTGTAGGTTCTCCAGTCCTTCGCCACCCCGCTCAGGTTGAAGAGGAGAGACTTGTGGAGCTGGGCGAAGGACCGCTCCACCAGCAGCTTTCGGCCACGGCCCTGGGAGGGCATCCCCCGGAGAGACATCTGGGGGGCTTGGTAGAGCCTCAGCTCGAAAACCTGCCCCCGGCTGGAGGCGTGGTAGGAGTTGTGGCTGAATTTGATCTCCAGCTGAGCCATCGTCAGGCGCTCGCCCTCCTCCAGCCCCGAGAGGTTGAAGTAGAGACGCTTCTGCAGACACAGCAGCCCCTGGGGCTGCCCGTTATGAATGAAGTGGCCTGACAAAGGAGGAGAAACAGAGGTGGCGGTGGTTGGACCCGGTTACGCTGAGCGGGATCAGCCTCCCGGAGCTCCCATTTAAGCTCTTGGCTGCGCGGCGAGAGGaagatggggctgagggaggtgggaagcCGAGCACCCCGCAGTCGTTGGATGGAGGTGACAAGGATGGGGCAGGGTCCATCAGCCTGATGGCACGGCCTCCAGGAAGGTCCGGAGGCGCAAACGCCAGCCTGGGCTCCATCCTGTGGCACCGGGACGCTACGGCGATTCCAGCACCTCCTCTGTTTAACATCTGGGTgagttatttttccccttctgtatCTCCCCCGGTATGGCGGGGGGTTATGGGGCACTGGTTGTTTGGGGCggaggggaaaggagggcaaGTAGCAGCAAATTTTTGGGAAGTGGTGAGCTGCCTGTGGAAGCCAGCCCCAGGTTTCCATTGGAAACCTGGAATCACAAGAGAAGTGAGCTCCCTGGCGTCTCGAGACCGAGAGGACACCAACCAAAGAGTCCCCAAGTAACTGAGAACAACTCAGAGAGGCCACAGGCTGAAGCAGCCAGAGGTGCCGCATGGTgacaaaaggacaaaaaggaggaaggaggcGGGGGACAGAGCCAAATGGCCGAGCATCCCACCCCCGTTGGGTGCTGGTCTCACTGGTGGCACCCACAGCCACGTTCCCACTGCCCAGGCGAGGAGTCACCTCCGCCACCGCGAGCCCAACGGGCCAAACCAGTCACCTGGAGTCAAACCAGCACCTCTGGGCTGCATTTGGTGACTCCAGGACAGAGCCTCGCACAGCCCCCCACCCTCGCACCCACTGCCTCATTTCTATTGTAAATAATTCTCTACGACACCCGGAGGCACCAGAGCTGCCACAGCAGGGATTGCTCCCGGAGACCGATCCTGGGCActgccctctcccacccccagccaa
This region of Numenius arquata chromosome 25, bNumArq3.hap1.1, whole genome shotgun sequence genomic DNA includes:
- the GDF1 gene encoding embryonic growth/differentiation factor 1, which gives rise to MWLLPSFRAGLAWALLGLVLGTELSLQESLLLKSLGLSTKPSPKTPVPVPSVLWRIFQQRKMLPSMNKDLGDACRVEEFNVPGNIIRVLADQGHFIHNGQPQGLLCLQKRLYFNLSGLEEGERLTMAQLEIKFSHNSYHASSRGQVFELRLYQAPQMSLRGMPSQGRGRKLLVERSFAQLHKSLLFNLSGVAKDWRTYSRNLGLILEISVGGGEGASALASRGLRSLCASIDSFLDTSLLVVTLSQQQCKASRRRRSAHHLPVTSSNLCKPRRLYISFSDVGWENWIIAPQGYMANYCLGECPFPLTAELNSTNHAILQTMVHSLDPQGTPQPCCVPVRLSPISILYYDNSDNVVLRHYEDMVVDECGCR